GCTTAAAGAATTTTGGGACGCAGTTCCTTAGAGCATGTAAGGACACTTCAGAAAAATCTGTCGGAAAAAGTATCTTCTCAAACATTGGATTCACCAATGATATCTTATGCAATTGAAGTATTTAGGTGTTGCCTAGCTATCGAAGGGAATATAAACATCTACACGTACTATTCTTTGCAATGGAGCGAAGAGTTGTTTTAGAGACCGTCAATCTTGTCAAGAACTATTACATTGGCAGAAAAATAGTAGTTCCAGCTCTTAGAGGAGTTAGTTTAAAGATTCATGAGGGGGAATTCGTTGCAATAATTGGACCTAGTGGGAGCGGAAAGACGACACTTCTTAATATGCTTGGCCTCTTAGACAGACCCACAAGCGGAAAGATATATATCGATGGAATTGATGTCAGCAATCTCAACGATAACCAGCTTTCCGAAATTAGATTGAGAAAAATTGGCTTTGTTTTCCAATACTACAACCTAATTCCAATTTTAACGGCATTAGAAAACGTTGAGCTACCAATGCTCCTAGCAGGAGTTCCAAAGAAGAAAAGAATCAAAAGAGCAAAGGAACTGCTAAAGTCACTGGGGCTTGAAAAATTCATGCACCACAAACCAAATGAAATGAGTGGAGGACAACAACAAAGAGTTGCAATTGCAAGAGCCCTAGCTAATAATCCAAGTATAGTTTTAGCAGATGAGCCAACTGGAAACCTCGATACCCAGACATCGAAAGAAATAATAGCCTTGATGAAGAAAATAAATCAAGAGAAAGGAACAACGTTTGTAATAGTGACTCATGATATTGAAATCGCAAAAGAGGCAGAGAGAATTCTTCAAATAAGAGATGGTAAGATTAGCAAGGTGGAAAAGTTATGAAAAAGATTGCCATGCTGTTAATATTCATGTTAACTGTGCCAAGCATAATCAAAGCTCAGCATCAAGAAGAGGAGTATTTGCTGACCTTTTCCGGTTATTTGGGAATTGGAGACGTTTTAACTTTTGGAAACTACACCCTCGTGCTGGAAAACATTCTAAACCCTAATGCTCCTGGCGAGAGAGCACTCTTTAGGATTAGAGACAACGTGATGTTCGAGGAAAAGGAATTTGCCTTAGCTAGAGGCGAGGAGTATCAATACAAAGATGTAAAAATTAAGCTCGTTGTTATAACCCTTGAAGACAATCCTAGGGCACTAATCAGAATTTATTCAAAAGCTGTTGATGTGTTTTATGGGGATGCCTATGAGAGGTCAATCTTTAGATACGGACCTATAAAGTTCATAATCCTTGAAATAAAAAATGAAACCTTTTTGGCGAGATATGAGAAGAAAGGAGAAGTTGATTACCGTTATTTTGGAACAGGCTATTACTACTGGAACGAGCTCTCCATCTATGTTGAGAACATCACAAACAAGACAGTAAGGTTAAAGATCAAGGCTCCGAAATACGCTCAGTACGCAATTATCAGAGGAGCAGAAATAGCTATTGAAAAAGTTGATTTTGGAGAAGTTGAGATAGGCTCGCCGTTTAAGCTAACTATAACGTTAAGAAATGTAGGAAACAAAAACGCCCGCTTTATAAGCGTCTATTTGTATTCCAAAGAACAAATAAGGGAAGAGCAAGTTCAAACAATTCTGCCAACAATAACCCTACCTCAATTTGAATCTTCTTTGCCCTTTGCTGCCTACAGGGAAAGTCCAATTAAGTATCTTGAAGTTTTAGCTCCGGGAGATGAGAAGACTATTGTTTTCACATTAATTTCTTCAAAGAACCTCAAAGAAGACGTCTATCCACTCTACATTAAGATTGAATACCAAGACGAAGATGGTGCAAAGAAAAGCAAGGAAGTTCAAGTGGGAATTCCGGTTGAAGACAAGATAAGGCCAAAAGTTATTATCGAGGAGTTTAAGATAATCCCACCTGTTGTCCAACCTGATTCAAACTTTACAGTCAGGATAAGGCTCAAGAATATTGGGAATACCATAGCTAAGCATGTTAAAGTTAAAGTTACGAGTGAAAAGCCAGAAGAGGAAAAGCAGACAACCTATCCATACTTCCCCTCTGGTGAAGGAACGATTCAACAAGAAGTTGATATATTCCCAATAAGCAAACAGAGTCTTCTATACTTTTCTGAAATCAATACAACAGCCGAAGGTGAGTTATACTTCAAGATAAAGCAAGTCCAAAGAGGCATTTATCCCCTCTATGTCACAATTACCTATGAAGATGAAAACGGCGTTGTCTACAAGGAGGAGAGCATGTTTGGAGTTGAAGTGAGTGCTTATCCTCTCCTCGATCTCTATATAGGGAACATCTGGGAGAGCAGTGGAAGGTACAACTTTGAAGTTTATGTCGTTAATGAAGGTAAGGATGTTGCAAGAGGAGTAACCCTTGATGTCACTTCAGAGCAACTTGAGCTATTTCCAATTGGACAGAGATATGTGGGAAGCATTGCTGGATTAGACTACGACAGTGTAAACTTCCAAATTTTAAACAAGACTATTCCAAAGGGAGAATACGTTATTCATGCCAAGGTCTATTATAAAGATGAAAAAGGGCAGGAAAAGACTTTCGAGAAAGATTTAGTTATTAGAATTCCTGAAACCATCACCTATACCAAGGAGAGACACTACGAGTACTATATCGGCGGAGGAATTCTATTGTTACTCATAATAATCCTTCTATGGAGGAGAAAAGGTGTGGAGTGAGCTAGTTAAAATTGCCATTAGAAACTTAACAAGGAGGAAGCTTAGAACACTTTTCACAATGTTAGGGATTATAATAGCCGTTGGCTCAGTCACTGCTTTAGTTTCCATAACTCAAGGTTCCCGAATGGCAATAGAGCAGGAGCTTGAGAGCACAAGCAATGTTCTCATGGTGATGCCTGGAGTAAGCGTTTCCATAATTAGAGCAGCAACGAGTACAATGAGTGAGGATATTGTAAAAAAGATAGAGAAGATTGATCATGTTGAAGCTGTAAATCCCGCTTTGATAAAATTTACAACAATTCAATACGATGGCTGGATTCTGGAGCTCACAATTATGGGCGTTGACCCAAAGAGGGCAGAGAAGTTTTTCGCTCTTCGTGGGCTTCACTTAGAGAGAGGAGTATTTTTGAGGAAAAACGACAGATACAAAGCTATTCTTGGGTATTTGTTAGCTCATGGGAAGTTCGCAACTTTTAATGGAGAGCCTGTTAACTGGGACATCACACCTGGACAGAGAATAATAATCTACGATGACCAAGGAAATACTTATGAGTTTAAGGTTATTGGGAATCTGGAAGAGAGTGGACAGTCTTTCTTAGCGGGTTTCTTGGATATGATGGTAGTTGTTCCGTTAGATACACTTCAAGAAATGTTCCATGAAGAAGGAAAAGTCAGCATAGTGGATGTATGGGTTGATGACGTTGCATTCATTGATGAAGTCAAGAAAGAAATTGAAAAAGAAGTCCCCGGGGTTACAGTCATCACGGCAAGGCAGAGCGTTCAAATGGTTCTTATGATTCAAAAAATGATGCACAATCTTTTGATTGGAATTGGCAGCATTGCTCTCTTTGTAGGAGCTCTTGGAGTTATGAACACGCTTTTAACTTCAGTAATGGAGAGGACAAGAGAGATCGGAACTTATAGAGCAATTGGAGCAAAGAAGAGCTTTATCCTAAAAATGATTTTCATTGAGGGAATAATATTGACAAGCATTGGTGGCATTTTGGGCTTTTTCTTTGGGATTGGAGCTGCAAAGATGGTGGTATTCATATTTAGGCAGAGAGGTCAGTTGTTACCTGATCCAATAATCGACATGAATGTCATTGCAATAGCTTTTGTAATAACAATCCTAATTGGAATACTTTCAAGTCTGTATCCAGCAAAGAAGGCATCAGACTTGAGCCCAGTTGAGGCTTTGAGGTACATTGAATGAAAAGGATTATATTATCATCGAAACAATTCAATTTGGGTGATATCATGAAGAGGGTTCATCTTTTTGACTGGCATAAGGAGCATGCAAAGAAGGTTGAGGAGTTTGCTGGTTGGGAGATGCCAATCTGGTATTCAAGCATAAAGGAGGAGCACTTGGCTGTTAGAAATGGTGTTGGAATTTTTGACGTCTCTCACATGGGCGAGATATTCTTCCGTGGTAAAGATGCCCTGAAGTTTTTGCAGTACGTTACAACAAACGACATAGCAAAGCCTCCAGCGATAAGCGGAACTTACACGCTCGTTTTAAATGAGAGAGGTGCTGTTAAGGATGAGACTTTGGTCTTTAATATGGGCAACGATACATACATGATGGTCTGTGACAGCGATGCCTTTGAAAAGCTCTATGCATGGTTCATGAGCATTAAGAGGGCAATTGAGCAGTACACCGAGCTGGACTTGGAGATAGAGAACAAAACCTACGACATGGCAATGTTCTCAATTCAAGGGCCAAAAGCAAGGGATGTCGCTTTAGAGCTCTTTGGAATTGATATAAACGAGCTCTGGTGGTTCCAAGCTAAAGAGGTTGAGCTTGATGGAATCAAGATGCTCCTCTCAAGGAGCGGTTACACTGGTGAGAACGGATTTGAGGTTTACTTTGAAGATGCTAACCCCTATCACCCAGATCCGGAGAAGAGAGGAAAACCAGAAAAGGCTCTCTATGTTTGGGAGAAAATCCTTGAAGTCGGCAAGAAGTACGGAATAAAGCCAGCTGGCCTTGGAGCAAGAGATACACTTAGATTAGAGGCTGGCTATACTTTATACGGCAACGAGACAAAAGAGCTACAACTTTTAAGCACAGACATTGATGAGGTAACACCTTTGCAAGCTAACCTTGAATTTGCAATCTTCTGGGACAAGGAGTTCATAGGAAAAGAGGCTTTACTCAAGCAGAAAGAGAGAGGACTGCCGAGCAAGATGGTGCACTTCAAGATGATCGACAAGGGAATTCCAAGAGCTAGCTATAAGGTTTACAAAGACGGTGAGCTTATTGGAGAAGTCACGAGTGGTACAATGTCTCCGCTCTTGGGCATAGGAATTGGAATTGCATTCGTCAAACCAGAATATGCCACCCCCGGAGTCGAGATTGAGATAGAGATCAGAGGACAAAAGAAGAAAGCGATAACTGTTAGTCCACCGTTCTATGACCCAAAGAAGTATGGTGCATTTAGAGAGGAGTGAAACAAACTTTAAGAAAGTTTGATCAAAAGTAGTTGACTGCTTTAGGTTTCCCATTTTCATTTTATGCATCTTTTTTTCAACAGCATATCTTTAACCTCATAAAACAGCTCATCCTCGCCAAGTTCATCTTTCAGCTTTTCAAAGTTCTCTTTAAGCCTTGGGAGGCGAGATTTTGCTCTTATGAGCATTGTATTCCCTAAATCAATGGCAAATCTTAAGTATTCGTCATTAACCAAAATTTTGCCGTCTTTTCCTAAAGGCGCTGTTAGATACTCGGTTCCATTTATCTCGATGAGAATTCTACCCTTTACAGCTTTGAATGTTGTATACTTAAATCCAGAGGCTAAGCCAAGTTCATGGAGCTTTTTAGCTATCTCAAAGGTCTCTGCAACTATGTGAAATATCGGTGGTTGGGATTTTAGAAAGATGAAGCCCCTTTGAGCTTTCTTTAGACTCTCTTTTGCCTCTTCAAATGTTATTGGTCTGTGCTCCTTTATGAGCCACCTGCTTAGTGGTTTGGCCCCCAAGTTTGGCTCCTCTATGATTCCAATTCTGCCGGAGCATGAGCTTGTAGTGTAAACACCTTTGATTGAGTTGATGAGCATGAGAAGGTCGATGATGTCTTCATCAACTTTCTTCTCGTTTATTGCCGTGAACAAACTTCGGAGGGCTTCTCTCTTGGCTTTCATTCCAATTTCACCCCTCACAGCTCAGCTGATTTAAAACTCCATAAATTCTGGACTAAACTGGATTAAATGCTCTGAGATTTGTTCTTTGATGTATTTTGGCGAAAACTTTATAAAGATATCCCAAAAAGCTAAGTTGGGAATGGCCGGGGTGGTGTAGCCTGGTTAGCACAGGGGACTGTGGATCCCCTAGCCCGGGTTCAAATCCCGGCCCCGGCCCCAGAAATTGAGCTTTTCTAAAATACAAACTTTCCAAAGCTTCTCCTAACAATTGAGATACATTGACATCACTACAAAGCCAAAAATGGATACTTGGGGCAACTAATATCAATGCCCCACAGTTCTAACCAATGTATAAATTCCCGCCTCTTCTTTGATGAGGCCTCTTTCTTTGGCAATCTCCAGTAAGGACTTCAAGTCAAGAAATTGGATCCCATACTTGCTGCAGTTGTTCACCAAAACAGGCCAAGAAGCACTACCACCAAAGTCCCTAATCATTTTCAACAGCACTCTCAACTCAGAAGCTTCTCTACTCATAGTCTCACCTCCCCATAAGTCTGATTTAAAGAAAAGACAAGATAAAGTTGTCAAAACTTGTATTTATCACTTACGACATTCCAAAATATGTCAAGTATCAGATATGAAATAACTTCAGATAGCCAAAAATCCATCACTACATCACACCCAATAATCCGCCACCATAGAACAACCACAGCAAAAGTGCAACACTTGTCGGCACTGTGAACTCATCCCAAGCTGAACGTTATAGTTACAACGAGAAGCGCTAAGAAGACAAGCCAAGTCTTAAGCAAAACAGAGTAGTAGGATAAAATATCCCCCATATGCCCAAGACCATATAAAGAGCTTACCCTTCAAGGCAAGGGAAAGGCTAGCTCACCTCAAGTTAAAAAGAAAGAAAAAGTTTCAATTAGAATGGTAAATCATAATGCTTAACAACGAGTTCATCAATGCCGAGTTTCTCTAGTATCCGTAGTGGCACCTGCATAGAAACTTGAACTATCCCCGGTAATCTTCCAATTTCAACTGCCCCACTTATGGTAACTCTGTTCCTAACTTCTTCAACGCTCATACCAAAGAGCTTTGCAGCCCTCTTAAAGCCATTCATTGCAGCATCATTTATGTTTGGGCCTGATCCAATTATCTGTACTGGGGCAACTGGTTCAACTTCAATGCCGAACCTCTTTGCGAGCTTTTGAACATTATCCCATTCGTCCTTTCTCCATGGCCTAGCTAGCGGTGGCAGGTCTTCTTCCGGTGGAAGGAGTATTGGGCCGTCAAGGTTCATGTTCTTTACAACTGATACCTCTATAACGCTCTCTGCAGTTACGTCGGTTGTATGTCCAGCGACTTCTCCATCTCCTTGCATTGCGTGAGCATCTCCAGCGTAAACTCCTCCTCCGTCCACTTTCACTGGAGCTATTACTATGGCACCTTCTCTAACTGCATCAACATCTAGGTGTCCATCAGTCAATTTGGTCTCATAGTCTTCTTTTGTAATTGCATATGGATGGGGTGCATCTATTAGGAAGTACCCAAAGTCACCAGCATTATGAGAATCTGGAATATCCACTGCAGGTACTGTTCCTAATTGGCCTAAAAATGGGCGAATTCTTGAAGGTACTCCAACAATATCTGCTTTTGCAAAGATGAGAATTGGGACTTGTTTTGAATTTTTAGGCAGAGCATGCCATTCCCAAGCATTTTTAGCTATTTCCTCGGCAGTCTTTTTGTCAACAGTAACCCCAATTCCTAATCCATGATCAAAGACCATTGTATAGCCGTTCACCATTTTGAATGGCGATGCAGGAGAGCCGCAGTGCTTACATCTTATAGCATCTTCCCCAATTCCCTCAACTTCAAATTCTGGCCAAGGCTCGTTACAAGAGGGACACTTCTTTGCAACGTATGGATCTCCTACAAAGCTCCCTTCTCTAGTCGTGTCAACACCAGAAGAGGCTGCCTTTGACAAAACCTTTATGCTTTTTATTTTTATGACAATGCCATCCCCAACCTTTGCACCTTCTACTGCAACTGGGACGTTAACCTCATGCCCTCCTTTAATGGTTGGCGTTATCATTGGTCCCCAGCATCCTGGGGCAGTAAGAAAGACTATTTTTCCTCCATTAGCTACTGGCCCAAGCATTTTGGAATGCGGCCCAATAATGCCGTTTGTTTGTAGGTCATTAAAAACCTCATCTTCAACAACCATAAAATCACCAAGTATTTTTATTGCCTACAAAATATAAAAGAGTTTAGACTGATGTTTGCAACAATACAACTCTACATCTGACTTATTTTTTAATAAACATTTAATCTAATAGTCTTAGAGCTTTACTAATAACAAAAGTTAATTCATGTTTCTATATTCCATCAATTACTACTATCCAAAAAATAGTTAATCTTAACATTCATGTCTTGAAAATTTTGAACAAAAAAGTATAAATCCGTACATTAGTATACACTTTACTGCATAACATATGTGGAGGTGCCACAATGGAAAAAGGCCAAGCTCAAAAGTATGCCCTACTTTTGGGGCTTTTGCCATGGATAGCATATGTAGTGATTTCACCGTTCCTCAACAAGCCAAAACCCTTGCTACTAGGTATGCCACCATTGATGTTTTGGAATACACTTTGGCTAATCTTGACAACACTCTCCCTTTATGGAGCCTACAAGCTCGAGTTAGGAGGTGGCCTCCTTGAGTAGCGCAACAGTTCCTGTTGCAATAATACTCTCTTGGGTATTCCTAAGCCTAGTGGTTGGCGTTTTAGCAGGAATAAAGAGAAAATTCAGCTTAGAAGGATATTTAGTTTCAGGAAGAAGCTTAGGCTTAATATTCCTTTATGTCCTAATGGCGGGAGAAATTTACAGTGCATATGCATTCTTAGGAACCGGAGGCTGGGCATATTCCTACGGAATGCCAATAATGTACGCAATAGGTTATGGAGCTCTAGCATATGCCTTCGGTTATTTCTACGCAAAATATGTTTGGAAGGCTGGTAAAGCCTTTGGATGTGTCACGCAAGCCGATTACTTCCAAGCAAGGTATGACAGCAAATTACTGGCAATTCTAGTAGCATTGATTGGAATAATTTTTAACGTTCCCTACCTCCAATTGCAACTTCAAGGTTTGGGATACATAATACACGTAGGTTCATTAAATACGATCTCAATAAAGACCGGAATTATTGTTGGAATGGTAATAATGTTAATTTACGTTTATACCAGTGGTCTTAGGGGTATAGCTTGGACGAATTTCCTCCAGGCATTGTTAATGTTTATAGTGGCATGGGCTGTATTATTTGCAATTCCATTTAAGCAATTTGGAGGAATTGGAAATCTCTTTAATACTTTAGCTCAAACAAAACCCGATCATTTAGTACTACATCCCCCATTAGGCACTGCATGGTATGTTTCAACTCTAATTTTAAGCGGTCTAGGATTCTTCATGTATCCCCAAATGTATCCTTCAATATACAGCGCAAAAGACTTGAAAACGCTCAAAAAGAACTATGTGTTACTACCATTATATTCAATCTTCATGATCCCTGTTATATTAGCAGGATTTACAGTTGCTGCACTGGGATTGACGTTAGCTACCCCTGATGAAGCTGTTTTAAAAGCAGTGGAAATTTCATATCCTTCCTGGGTTTTAGGAATTGTTGGAGCTGCTGGTTTTGCAGCCGCAGCATCAACGGCAAGTGCGATTATACTAACACTTGCAGGATTATTATCCAAGAATCTGTATACGATAATCAAGCCAGAAGCATCAGATAAGGAATTGGTACTAGTTAGTAGAGTGTCAGTTATACTCTTTGGACTTGCTGCAATGCTCTTGGCTCTCTATGCCCCAGGAAGATTAGTTGCTCTATTGCTACTAGCTTATTCAGGTATAACTCAAATGTTCCCAGGGGCTGTCCTTGGACTCTTCTGGAAGAGAATGAATAAATATGCAGCCGGAGCAGGAATGATTGCAGGATTACTGACTATAACGTATCTTAAATTCATTGTAAAGAGCAATCCATTGGGAATTCACTTTGGACTCTGGGGTCTGCTTGTAAACTTCATTGTGACAGTAATAGTAGCATATGCAACGAAACCTGATGAAAACTTTGAAAAATTTAAGGTCGCATTTGCTTAATGCCCTTTTATTCCTTTTTTATTCGATATGGGGTGATAAGTATGAAAGTAGAAGAGTTTGTAATTAAAAAAGCTAAGGAGTTAGAATCATATATTGTAGAAATGAGAAGGGACTTTCACATGTACCCAGAACTTAAGTACGAGGAGGAAAGAACTTCATCCATCGTTTCCA
This DNA window, taken from Thermococcus sp. M39, encodes the following:
- a CDS encoding ABC transporter ATP-binding protein → MERRVVLETVNLVKNYYIGRKIVVPALRGVSLKIHEGEFVAIIGPSGSGKTTLLNMLGLLDRPTSGKIYIDGIDVSNLNDNQLSEIRLRKIGFVFQYYNLIPILTALENVELPMLLAGVPKKKRIKRAKELLKSLGLEKFMHHKPNEMSGGQQQRVAIARALANNPSIVLADEPTGNLDTQTSKEIIALMKKINQEKGTTFVIVTHDIEIAKEAERILQIRDGKISKVEKL
- a CDS encoding COG1361 S-layer family protein, yielding MKKIAMLLIFMLTVPSIIKAQHQEEEYLLTFSGYLGIGDVLTFGNYTLVLENILNPNAPGERALFRIRDNVMFEEKEFALARGEEYQYKDVKIKLVVITLEDNPRALIRIYSKAVDVFYGDAYERSIFRYGPIKFIILEIKNETFLARYEKKGEVDYRYFGTGYYYWNELSIYVENITNKTVRLKIKAPKYAQYAIIRGAEIAIEKVDFGEVEIGSPFKLTITLRNVGNKNARFISVYLYSKEQIREEQVQTILPTITLPQFESSLPFAAYRESPIKYLEVLAPGDEKTIVFTLISSKNLKEDVYPLYIKIEYQDEDGAKKSKEVQVGIPVEDKIRPKVIIEEFKIIPPVVQPDSNFTVRIRLKNIGNTIAKHVKVKVTSEKPEEEKQTTYPYFPSGEGTIQQEVDIFPISKQSLLYFSEINTTAEGELYFKIKQVQRGIYPLYVTITYEDENGVVYKEESMFGVEVSAYPLLDLYIGNIWESSGRYNFEVYVVNEGKDVARGVTLDVTSEQLELFPIGQRYVGSIAGLDYDSVNFQILNKTIPKGEYVIHAKVYYKDEKGQEKTFEKDLVIRIPETITYTKERHYEYYIGGGILLLLIIILLWRRKGVE
- a CDS encoding ABC transporter permease translates to MWSELVKIAIRNLTRRKLRTLFTMLGIIIAVGSVTALVSITQGSRMAIEQELESTSNVLMVMPGVSVSIIRAATSTMSEDIVKKIEKIDHVEAVNPALIKFTTIQYDGWILELTIMGVDPKRAEKFFALRGLHLERGVFLRKNDRYKAILGYLLAHGKFATFNGEPVNWDITPGQRIIIYDDQGNTYEFKVIGNLEESGQSFLAGFLDMMVVVPLDTLQEMFHEEGKVSIVDVWVDDVAFIDEVKKEIEKEVPGVTVITARQSVQMVLMIQKMMHNLLIGIGSIALFVGALGVMNTLLTSVMERTREIGTYRAIGAKKSFILKMIFIEGIILTSIGGILGFFFGIGAAKMVVFIFRQRGQLLPDPIIDMNVIAIAFVITILIGILSSLYPAKKASDLSPVEALRYIE
- the gcvT gene encoding glycine cleavage system aminomethyltransferase GcvT, producing MMKRVHLFDWHKEHAKKVEEFAGWEMPIWYSSIKEEHLAVRNGVGIFDVSHMGEIFFRGKDALKFLQYVTTNDIAKPPAISGTYTLVLNERGAVKDETLVFNMGNDTYMMVCDSDAFEKLYAWFMSIKRAIEQYTELDLEIENKTYDMAMFSIQGPKARDVALELFGIDINELWWFQAKEVELDGIKMLLSRSGYTGENGFEVYFEDANPYHPDPEKRGKPEKALYVWEKILEVGKKYGIKPAGLGARDTLRLEAGYTLYGNETKELQLLSTDIDEVTPLQANLEFAIFWDKEFIGKEALLKQKERGLPSKMVHFKMIDKGIPRASYKVYKDGELIGEVTSGTMSPLLGIGIGIAFVKPEYATPGVEIEIEIRGQKKKAITVSPPFYDPKKYGAFREE
- a CDS encoding acetamidase/formamidase family protein — translated: MVVEDEVFNDLQTNGIIGPHSKMLGPVANGGKIVFLTAPGCWGPMITPTIKGGHEVNVPVAVEGAKVGDGIVIKIKSIKVLSKAASSGVDTTREGSFVGDPYVAKKCPSCNEPWPEFEVEGIGEDAIRCKHCGSPASPFKMVNGYTMVFDHGLGIGVTVDKKTAEEIAKNAWEWHALPKNSKQVPILIFAKADIVGVPSRIRPFLGQLGTVPAVDIPDSHNAGDFGYFLIDAPHPYAITKEDYETKLTDGHLDVDAVREGAIVIAPVKVDGGGVYAGDAHAMQGDGEVAGHTTDVTAESVIEVSVVKNMNLDGPILLPPEEDLPPLARPWRKDEWDNVQKLAKRFGIEVEPVAPVQIIGSGPNINDAAMNGFKRAAKLFGMSVEEVRNRVTISGAVEIGRLPGIVQVSMQVPLRILEKLGIDELVVKHYDLPF
- a CDS encoding DUF3311 domain-containing protein, encoding MEKGQAQKYALLLGLLPWIAYVVISPFLNKPKPLLLGMPPLMFWNTLWLILTTLSLYGAYKLELGGGLLE
- a CDS encoding sodium:solute symporter, which produces MASLSSATVPVAIILSWVFLSLVVGVLAGIKRKFSLEGYLVSGRSLGLIFLYVLMAGEIYSAYAFLGTGGWAYSYGMPIMYAIGYGALAYAFGYFYAKYVWKAGKAFGCVTQADYFQARYDSKLLAILVALIGIIFNVPYLQLQLQGLGYIIHVGSLNTISIKTGIIVGMVIMLIYVYTSGLRGIAWTNFLQALLMFIVAWAVLFAIPFKQFGGIGNLFNTLAQTKPDHLVLHPPLGTAWYVSTLILSGLGFFMYPQMYPSIYSAKDLKTLKKNYVLLPLYSIFMIPVILAGFTVAALGLTLATPDEAVLKAVEISYPSWVLGIVGAAGFAAAASTASAIILTLAGLLSKNLYTIIKPEASDKELVLVSRVSVILFGLAAMLLALYAPGRLVALLLLAYSGITQMFPGAVLGLFWKRMNKYAAGAGMIAGLLTITYLKFIVKSNPLGIHFGLWGLLVNFIVTVIVAYATKPDENFEKFKVAFA